A region of the Thermogemmatispora onikobensis genome:
AAGTTCTCCCGCTCAAGATGGTGGCCTGTCACAACCCACAGCACAGGCAGCGTGGGCGGCTCCTTGGGAAAGACACCGAAGCCGTCCGTCAGGTAGACACAGACGGCGTTCTGCCAGGGCTCGTGCTCAGCCTGGACGCGC
Encoded here:
- a CDS encoding VWA-like domain-containing protein produces the protein RVQAEHEPWQNAVCVYLTDGFGVFPKEPPTLPVLWVVTGHHLERENFPFGEVIELVPDEGS